A stretch of Megalobrama amblycephala isolate DHTTF-2021 linkage group LG14, ASM1881202v1, whole genome shotgun sequence DNA encodes these proteins:
- the LOC125244958 gene encoding uncharacterized protein LOC125244958, with translation MEQLQDCVSSKFLMLEKHDLIKVCLHLKCSEPSGEGFPGQTRRALIRLAEGTLDEIEESLEEEQYAESLNELLCFIESLKEPAELKVSPVTQSEIEKLRKEYAELQQTHANARRALEEQIGLLEEKQQRGKDKMSVKEQATRHEPIPEVTLRREFRVFGQIGEAGQKEKLSYTSLNNQIESGVRKGYAEAEIIEAVIRAVSPGLPLRELLEIKRDLTLSTLKTILRGHYKIDSSSDLLHRLMNISQEPKESAQSFLFRAIELREKLLWTSGDEHDGEQFSPELIQRKFLRSVETGLLNDAVKFQVKPYLSDPKVADEVLIEKIGEAANLELERQTKLKKAVTPKPLRLSEVRAVEHICNTEQHSSSEMETQGQRKETLMKDIITGKDKKKQIQSKETNNDTAKAIEDLRANVMEMTKMFRETMEATRSQFHPPMTPLRTERRPKGCRSCQEAQRGEECRHCYRCGQDGHLSRGCRQRRPASGNGRGLLSWTPQ, from the coding sequence atggaacaaCTTCAAGACTGCGTTAGTTCCAAGTTTCTAATGCTAGAGAAGCATGATCTGATAAAAGTCTGCCTCCATCTGAAGTGCAGCGAGCCATCGGGTGAAGGTTTCCCAGGCCAAACGAGGCGAGCGCTGATAAGGCTGGCAGAGGGAACATTGGATGAAATTGAGGAAAGTTTAGAAGAGGAACAATATGCAGAGAGCCTTAATGAACTTCTGTGCTTCATCGAGTCCCTTAAGGAACCAGCCGAGCTCAAAGTGTCACCAGTAACCCAGTCTGAGATAGAGAAGCTAAGAAAAGAGTATGCAGAACTACAGCAGACTCATGCAAATGCTCGTCGTGCATTAGAGGAACAGATTGGGCTACTTGAAGAAAAACAACAGAGAGGAAAAGATAAAATGAGTGTGAAAGAGCAAGCCACCAGACACGAACCGATTCCTGAAGTTACTCTGAGGAGGGAATTCCGAGTCTTCGGACAGATTGGAGAGGCTGGTCAAAAGGAAAAATTATCATACACTAGCCTCAACAACCAGATTGAATCAGGAGTGAGAAAGGGGTACGCAGAGGCGGAAATCATTGAAGCAGTTATCAGAGCAGTGAGTCCTGGCCTTCCCCTCAGAGAACTCCTTGAAATCAAGCGAGACCTCACACTTTCTACATTAAAGACCATCCTCAGAGGACATTATAAAATAGACTCTTCATCAGATCTACTGCACAGGCTCATGAACATCTCTCAGGAACCCAAGGAGTCTGCTCAAAGTTTTCTGTTCCGAGCCATTGAACTGAGGGAGAAACTACTGTGGACATCTGGAGATGAGCATGATGGAGAACAGTTTAGCCCTGAGCTCATCCAACGAAAGTTCCTTCGCTCTGTGGAGACAGGCCTTCTAAACGATGCGGTTAAGTTCCAAGTCAAACCATACCTCAGTGATCCTAAAGTAGCAGATGAAGTGTTGATTGAGAAAATCGGTGAAGCTGCTAATCTGGAATTGGAGAGACAAACAAAGTTAAAGAAAGCAGTGACTCCAAAGCCTCTTAGACTAAGTGAAGTTCGAGCAGTAGAACACATCTGCAACACTGAGCAACATTCGAGCAGCGAGATGGAGACTCAAGGACAGAGGAAAGAGACATTAATGAAAGACATTATCACTGGCAAAGACAAGAAGAAACAGATACAAAGCAAAGAGACTAACAATGACACTGCTAAAGCAATTGAAGACCTCAGAGCAAACGTTATGGAAATGACCAAAATGTTCAGAGAGACAATGGAAGCGACCAGATCACAGTTTCACCCTCCCATGACCCCACTTCGAACTGAGAGGAGACCCAAAGGCTGCCGTTCATGTCAGGAGGCCCAAAGAGGTGAAGAGTGCAGGCACTGTTATCGCTGCGGACAAGATGGACATCTGTCACGGGGCTGTCGACAACGGAGGCCCGCATCGGGAAACGGGAGGGGACTGCTGAGCTGGACCCCCCAGTAG
- the dnajb9b gene encoding dnaJ homolog subfamily B member 9, translating into MATAQSVFTMAVSILLIAELILAEKDYYEILGVPKDASDRQIKKAFHKLAMRYHPDKNKSPDAEAKFREIAEAYETLSDDNRRKEYDQMRSSPFSREGPRGGGDRFGQHFSFNFDDIFRDSDTFGHNPHMHNKRHFGSHFQAHNEAHSRHRRHFQNSFGGGMFDDMFEDMERMFSFNGQQTRTQSTFHSSSRQHCRTVTQRRGNMVTTFTECS; encoded by the exons ATGGCAACAGCTCAGTCAGTGTTCACCATGGCCGTGAGCATTCTGCTCATCGCAGAGCTCATTCTGGCCGAGAAAGATTACTACGAGATCCTGGGTGTACCCAAAGATGCATCTGATCGACAGATCAAAAAAGCCTTCCATAAATTAGCCATGCGGTATCATCCCGATAAAAACAAAAGCCCTGACGCAGAGGCAAAGTTCAGAGAGATTGCTGAGG CATATGAAACATTATCAGATGACAACCGGAGGAAGGAGTACGATCAGATGAGGAGCAGCCCGTTCTCCAGAGAGGGCCCGAGAGGAGGTGGTGACCGCTTCGGTCAACATTTTAGCTTCAACTTCGACGATATATTCAGAGACTCTGACACGTTCGGACACAATCCTCACATGCATAATAAAAGACATTTCGGGAGCCACTTTCAGGCCCACAACGAAGCACACAGCAGGCACAGGAGGCACTTCCAGAACTCTTTCGGTGGTGGCATGTTTGATGATATGTTTGAGGATATGGAAAGGATGTTCTCTTTTAATGGACAACAGACTCGGACTCAAAGCACGTTTCACAGTTCCAGCAGGCAGCACTGTAGGACTGTCACACAGCGAAGGGGCAACATGGTTACAACATTCACCGAATGCTCCTGA
- the avpr2l gene encoding arginine vasopressin receptor 2, like, whose translation MKLTMADNLNCSSGNCSSAHEAFGLSDGHFALVKAAVLGSIFVLATFSNLFLLHALWKRRKRHTRTQLFLLHLCLADLVVAFFQVLPQLSMEITHRFKGSDLVCRSVKYLQVVGMFASTYMIVAMTIDRYHAVCKPMVSFLRGSFRRYVAISAAWLISLAFSAPQMFIFSLQEVEKNVFDCWATFIEPWGGKIYITWITLSVFVLPALILMYCQIKICAGIYFNMKRKALQGSTGDGRSSTKGISNAMLKTVKMTFIIILVYTLCWSPFFVVQLWSAWSPSSAPTQGPVFVTIMLLASLNSCTNPWIYLYYS comes from the exons ATGAAATTAACAATGGCTGATAACCTTAATTGCAGCAGCGGTAACTGCTCCAGTGCGCACGAGGCGTTCGGTTTATCCGATGGACACTTTGCGCTCGTGAAGGCTGCAGTTCTGGGGTCCATTTTCGTGCTGGCAACATTTAGCAATTTATTCCTCCTCCATGCCCTCTGGAAAAGACGGAAAAGACACACTCGAACTCAGCTGTTTCTTCTCCACCTGTGCCTGGCTGACCTGGTTGTCGCTTTCTTCCAAGTCCTGCCTCAGTTATCCATGGAGATTACGCACCGGTTCAAAGGCTCCGATCTGGTGTGCAGATCAGTTAAGTATCTTCAAGTGGTCGGGATGTTTGCGTCCACGTATATGATCGTGGCCATGACCATAGACCGCTATCACGCGGTCTGCAAACCCATGGTGTCGTTCCTCAGGGGGTCTTTCCGCAGGTATGTTGCCATAAGCGCCGCCTGGCTCATCTCACTGGCGTTCAGCGCTCCGCAGATGTTCATCTTCTCTCTCCAAGAAGTTGAGAAGAACGTTTTCGACTGCTGGGCGACATTTATTGAGCCCTGGGGAGGCAAAATATACATAACGTGGATCACTTTATCAGTGTTTGTTCTGCCAGCCTTAATCTTGATGTATTGTCAGATAAAGATATGCGCAGGGATCTATTTCAACATGAAGAGGAAAGCCTTGCAGGGCAGCACAGGTGATGGGCGCTCTAGCACTAAAGGGATATCAAACGCAATGCTGAAGACTGTCAAAATGACTTTTATTATCATCCTGGTGTACACCCTCTGCTGGAGCCCATTCTTCGTGGTCCAGCTCTGGTCAGCTTGGAGTCCAAGCAGTGCACCCACGCAAG GGCCAGTGTTTGTCACTATCATGCTCCTCGCCAGTCTTAACAGCTGCACAAACCCATGGATCTACCTGTACTACAGCTAG